In Gopherus evgoodei ecotype Sinaloan lineage chromosome 16, rGopEvg1_v1.p, whole genome shotgun sequence, the DNA window TCATCTctattttacaggtagggaaaatgaggcacagaacagTTCAAATATTCATAGTATCAAAGCTATGCTGAGAATTTAGGAATTCTTTGGTGCTCATCCTCAGCTCAGACCACACCAAACATCATAAATCAGATTATAAACAGGGAACAGGTTGCCATTTGTATATGACTATGGCATGGATACTCCCTTTAAAGTTAAAATACAGTACAAGACCATTGCTGCTGTTTGCAAAGGTCACGCACCCAGTAAAATGTCTCCAGAAAAGCCTGTTATGATTCGCATTAACACTGTGCATCACCAGATCACAATGGCCTCCAAAGATATTTTGAGGTGTTTCACCAGCCTGCAGAATGGTCCCTGTCAAAATCAGGTCTTTCTGTCCCTTGAAGGAAGGGACAGACAGGGCGAAACTCCCTTCTGGGATACATACATCTGCCTCTCTGGAAGAGGTGCTGTGCCTGTTCCCAATCTATTTCAAAGGTCACCCTATAAAACAGCTTCATGAGAGCTGCCACCCTTTTACAGGATCTCTCCTGCAGGACATTGTATTACAACGTTGTCATGAATGAGTCATGATACAGTTCCACAAGTGCCAAAAGACATTTTGGGGCTCCTTTAATGCCCTTCAAGATGTGCAGCGGTCCCACGGAAATCGGCTCTATAGCTTAGGTGCAGATCATGGATCCTCCTCTGTCATGTGTCAGtcctgggaaaggaggagggtcTTTGCTCACTCCTTTCCAGTGGGCAGGGGTCCGACTGGGTACCCCTGGTAATGGGGGGACGGTTACTCCTCTCTTAGGGGGTCACCCACAGTGGGAAATCATGTCTCCCGAGGGTGGATCCAGAGGATACAATGCTCCCTCCCATGCCCCTCTGTGGGTGGATGGTCCCCTCCCCGGGACAGTAGGTGGGTGTGACAGGTCCCGTCCCTCACCCCGCGCAGTGGGTGGATCTTGGGTCCCTGACAGCCTGGGGATCGGGTCCCCGCAGTGGGCGGATCCGGGAACGGGATCGGGTCCCCCCGGGGCACCGGTACCTCTGGCCAGCCCCGCATGCTCTTATCTCCGATCTCCCCGGCACCCACCTGGCCCGAGGCCCCTGCCCGGCTCCCTGGGTAGAGGGGATCCAGGTTCGTTCCGGTTCCGGTCCccgggggcgggggtgtgtgtgtcctcCTGAGGGTccgctcccgccccccccccaacagcctcCGCTGTCAACAAATCCACCCGTCACTTCCGCCAGCCGGAGCCCGGAGCTCGAGACTGCCTTTCCCGGGAAACGGAATCCCCACGCAGAACGTTCCTCTGCCTGGGTAGAGGCCAGAGTTCCCCCACCCCGACAGCCCCTATCGCCCGaaccccagggagctgaagggttCCAGACGGAGCGGAAGGGTGACACTTCCCCCTGGGCCTTATCTCCTGGGAACCTGGGAAATCCCATCACATTGCAGCCTTCCCTCAATGTCACAAGATGACATCACATCATGAGAGTTTCCTTGTGCAGCATGGTGACATCATGGCACGGTGAGATGACATCACTGATAGTGTCCCAGCATGGTGTGATGACATCACACTGTGATAGTGGCCTGGCATGGAgagataataatacctagctcttacctACATTGATTTTTGTTATCAGTAGATCACAAAATGCATTATAAAGGATAATATCATTATTGCCATTTTAcggatagggaaactgagacatgcaTGAgggagtgacttgtccaaggtcacccagcaggtcagtggcagagcaagaaaatagaacccacatctcctgaaaCCGAGTCCATTGCCCTGCCAACTAGGCCAAATTGCATTTTGGCATGATAATATGATTGAATCCTGGAAGTATTAAATTGTTTCACTGTTGTGTCAGAAATACAGGATGTTGGGATAATGTTGCATTGCATTTTTATTACAATGGTGTAGCATTGtgccacatttatttttattgcagtgtgatGGCATTATGTAGTATGCTAActaaggctgtcaagcaattaaaaaaattaatcccaattaattgtgctgttaaacaacaagagaataccatttatttaaaatattttgatgtttactacattttcaaatatattaatttcaattacagcagagaatacaaagtgtacagtgctcactttattttttattacaaatattggcactgtaaaaaaattgtatttttcaattcacctcatacaagtactgtagtgcaatctctttatcatgaacttacaaatgtagaatgatgtaaaaaaattcattcaaaaatagaacaatgtacaactttagagcctataagtccactcttGGTCAGCCAGTCGCTccgacaaacaaggttggttacaatttgcaggagataatgcttcctgcttcttatttacaatgtcacctgaaagtgagaactggcatttgcatggcactgttgtagctggcgttgtaagatatttacatgccagatgcgctaaagattcatatgtcccttcatgcttcaaccaccattccagaggacatgcttccatgatgaggggttctgcttgataatatTTCAAAGCAGTGCGGACTAACTCATGTTCGTTTTCTtaatctgagtcagataccaccaacagaaggttgattttcttttttggtggtttgggttctatagtttccccatcggagtattgctcttttaagacttttaaaaGCATGGTCTATGCCttgtccttctcagattttggactgcacttcagattcttaaaccttgagtccagtgctgtagctatttttagaaatctcacattttaccttctttgtgttttgtcaaatcttctgtgaaagtattcttaaaatgaacatgtgctgggtcatcatctgactgctataacattaaatatatgcagaatgcaggtaaaacagagcaggagacacaaTTCTCCCCCACCAAAAGAGtacagttacaaatttaattgatgcattattttttttaatgagcgtcatcagcatgggagcacgtcctctggaatggtggccgaagtataaaggggcatacgaatgtagCTGAGGCCTGGCCTGACATGAGTAGTTAACACGTGAATTTTGTGATGCAGCATAATCAACCTTAAGATACACGTTACTTCCAGCTGTGATGACACTTTGATGCACTTTGTTGCATGACACAATTACATTTTGACACGTTTGCTTCTGAGTGAGGGTTAATGTTTCTGTCAAGCATGACAATACTGAGTCAAAATATTATCCTATAGCACTGTCTTATAGACTGACTGTCTCAATATGCCAAATTGGTTCACCCTTAGCACAACAGTGCAGGGGATGGAATAAGAAATATTGGTTAAGGATATAAAGTCTACCCCCCCGGCTTTTATGAGTAGTGCCTCAGATCTTCAACATGCACAGCAAGCAAGACCTTAGCTTTTAAATTAATTGCAAAAAGACTTCTACAGAATAAACTGCCCAGAATGCATTTTCAGATACCTCTagttcaggggtggctccaggccccagcacgccaagcgcgtgcttggggcggcaagctgcagggggtgctctgctggcaccatgagggcggcaggcaggcttccCTCTgtggcgtgcctgtggagggtccgcagGACTattggaccctccacaggcaaaccaccgaaggcagcctgcttggggcggcaaaaaccctagagccgcccctgctctagtttaattttattttgttcacaAAGAACAGTGAATTTCTCATTATCATCTTCATTGTGTTCCTTCAGTGAATGTGAACATGAGTTCATCCTGCCACAGCAACACttcaccatcaacttcagcctctATAGGACTTGAGAGCAAAATAGGAAATAATCCTTTCCTTAGGAATCTTTCTggatgaaaagtgccatgtaaataaAATTGTGTACTGAAATCCTCCACTATGGGAAAAtagatatatatgtatgtgttaaATTTTAGGTATACCCACAGGTGATGTCAGAGGATTCTTTGAGACAAGAAATTAGTGATTTCTGGCTGCTCAAACCAGAGATGACATCAGTTTAAGACAGGATCCAAAAAGCTCCTGGATTATTGAAGGAGGAAAACTCTGGGAGAATACAGGCTCATTACAGCCTCTAAGGCAGCATTGTCCAGGCCCGGCAGGTGAGGGCTCGTGCCGCGGGGAGGCGGGGCCAAGccgggaaggggcggggccagtcCGGGGCGGGGCCTCTCACCCAGGCCCGGGGCGGCTATTTCCGcagggccccgccccctcccgtcCTTCCCGCCGCCTGGGGCCGGGTTTCCAGCCGGACTGTTTATTCGGGGCGCGCCGGCCGCCTTGGGGCTGGGGGGACCGGGAAGTCACCATGTCGAGTCTGCACAAGAGCAGGTGGGGGCCGGGGcccgccttcccccatccccggGTAGGGCCGGGGCCCGAGGAAGCCCCGGGGGGCGGGGTCCGGCCCTGAAAGCGGCCCCCCCTGGAGCGAGGGGCCCTTCCGCCGCGCCCCTCCTTTCCATGGACGCTGGTGTCCCCCCCAGCACATCCTCCCAGTCGGAGGGGGCGCCCCATAACTGAGCCCTGGGGCAGGTGTGTTCTGGTCCCGGCACcctcctgtgggggaggggctggcccagccaggaggagggggaggctgcTGTGGgtaagacacccccccccactctcTGAGGGGGGGTGTCTCTGCTTGCAGTTGGGGGCTTTCAGCAGGGTGTGGGCTGAGGAGTGAGATGCTGAGGTGGGTTCTCGGGGGGGGCACTTCAGAAAAATTGGGGTGTGTCTGCGTTAAAGTGGTGTCAGCATATAGACCTGTTATGTGTGATTCTGTTCTGCGAAGTCGGGGTGGGTGAAATGGGGCATACTGACCTATGGAAAATTGGGATGCCCCATAGCAAATGATGCTCCTGCATAGGGCAAAATATCTGAGCCAGAGCACAGCGTCACATCCCGTTCGTGATGCATGGCTCTGCATTTAATGGAACTACAGGCTTTCTCCCCTTTGGGTGCGGCTTCACTAATGAAGCATTGTGGAAGTGCTGGCACCAAAAGTTAGGGGTTTTGAGGATTATTCAAAGGTTCCCTAAAGCTGGAGTGTCCCAGCTTTTCAGTATGGTTGTAAGATGGGAAACTTCAGTACCTAGAGAGAGTCTGAGGTAGGCGCTCTtacatgcctggctgtttggttTTGCAATCTGCCTCACTTATTGTACTTGCAACTGAAAAGCAGCTATGATAAAAAGTCCTTATCAGAACAAAAGCAAAGCATGTTTTTATAACTATTTACAATGTATGTTATGTGGTGTAAATGCCCTTGAAATAGGTAATCTTGAGTCCAAGCCACGGATGAGATTCTCTCAGTGAGAGACATCACGAGCCTAAACTCAAGAGAACTATACAGATTTGTAACAGTAACTGCCTATTCTGAGTGTCTAGGCAAGTCCTCAGTGTATATCCATTATATCTAGCTGTAATGGCCAATGGGGACAATGTGCTTGGAGCTTTGATGCCTGGCTGGCAGAGGTATTTGTGCTGTGATCACTGCAGGAAAGCAAGCTACCATATAACTCTGATACCGTCACCTAATCACCTGACTCATCCTTGAGAGTGTCATCTTtatataatttgtgtgtgtgtggtcacaCTTCTTTTGTAGGATTGCAGAATTTCAGGATGTCCTTGGGGATCCCAAGATTGTCCTGCAGAAGCTCCGTGAACTCTGCTTTAGTGGTAAGTGATTTCTGCAAAACTGTTGCATGTGTAGCCACAAAGCTTCTACAGTAGGAATGTCCAATCCAGGCCTATATTGATAGTTTGGTAACAGACTTGGGTGTTGCACCAATTTTGCTGTAATAGAATTGAGCTAGTTGCAGATACTCCATTCAAGATGGAACACTGAGTGATGGGGTCTGTAGTCTCTAGGCCTTGCAGCTGTGCCAAGTATGAAGACAACTGAGGCATACGGTTTGTGGGTTGTATTTTAGCCTCTCTTGGTCTGAAGGTCTATGCCCTGAGGCACTTGATACCACAATCATGAGTATGGTGTAATACTAGATGGTGGTTCCTTTAACTTGCTTTCATCCAGAACTGCTATTGTCTTTCCAGTGGATAAAAAGAAATCGAAATCTTAAGCATAAGATGTCAAACTCCACTAGATGATTAGCTAATGTTGAGTAAGCAAACATCATCCGTGCTGCCACTAAGTTACCAGTGTGATAAATGTTTAACAAAGCAGAGCATGTCACAAACCAAAGACTAACGGATGTGATTAAAAGAGTTACCAACTGTTTGAATGGTTTAGAGGCAATTTTAGCTGTACAATATATGGTCTCTGAAACCTTCAAATGTGGACAAAAATCTCCTCTTACTTCACTCTGTATAAAATATCCACTAATTCCTTCATTCAAGACACCATCTGCATATTTCACCTGAAGCATTCCTTCCTTTGCTCCATGGACCATATCATTTTCCCCCTTATGCTTAGCCTAGTCGTCTTCCCTTGCAAGAGCCAAATATGCAAGTCACTTTTTACTTGCTGTATTAACTTTTTTTTGGTATGCCACAGAGCTTCTCAATATCTGTGTAAAACTCCTTGTCAGCTTGAAAAGTGCTGCCCTCCTGTTTGCTTGGTGGCATTGGCATAAATGCTGCATAATGCAATGAAAGGGCTGGCACTAACTAAATTGACTCTGCCTGATGTATTTCACAGGGATTCCTTTTGATGGTGGGCTGCGCTGCCTCTGCTGGAAGGTGGGTTTTGCTTGGGGCTTTTCTGGTCTTCTGTAAGTTACTCTCTGGATTGTTTGATTCTGCAAagttttgtgcatttaaaaaacaaaacagattggcTTATCACTACCTAAGAAGCTACTGTGAATCAACAGCTCTTGGTTGCTGAACAATCAGGGAAATTTATTCTAGCTAATCTGAAATGATAGTAACAGACATGCTTGTGTGGGGGGAGATCATTCGGACAGGTTGTCAGGTGGGTCTGTACAGCTTTGCTGCATCTACAGCCCCCGCTATTATACCCAGTGGGATTAAGCTATTGAATTTGCTACTTAAGTGGAAGGAATTTGCTATGACTTTTTGCGGGGTGATGTTAAAATATATCCTCCAGACACTGATGGCTGTAACTTGGTAAAGTACCAGTCATTCTTCAGGAAGATTCCGTCTTCCTCAATGAGCCAGTTCTAATTCCAGTCATCACCCTCATTTATTTCACTGAACTTCTAATTGTTAATACCTTCTGCTTCAAGGAGTAATGTGTATGTTCCTTCTGTCCAGATCCTCTTGAACTACCTCCCTGTGGAGAAAGCCTTATGGAGCACCTTGCTGAAGAAGCAGAGGTGATGATCTCTGTACTCTTCAGCCCTGATACCCTTGTGGGGTAGAAGTCTACAGCTTCTTAGCTGTCATTAGCgtttggaaaaaatatttgtttctaaGGGATCTTGTAAAATTAGATAATTTTGTgtggaaagaaaaatattatcCCTCCTTCCCCGTTAATTCTACAGACTGCCCTGGTGGTTAATGTGATAACCCTTCACAGTTGAGCTGGACAGTTCTCAGTAGAAAAGGTCAAGGGCTCCCTGTCTGAGCAGGGAGGCACAGAGGGACCTGTCTGGGTTCAGGGCGGATGTCTTTTTCGTTTCATTGTATTTTATCTTCTGGTTTCTAATGTGACTTCCTCCTCTCCTTGTTAAGGGAGCTGTATTCCCAATTCCTGAAGGAAATGATTATTCAGCCTGGGATAGCCAAAGCCAATCTTGGTGTCTCCAGGGAGGATGTGACCTTAGAGGACCATGTAAGTATAGTTTGGTCTTCATGTGGAAGGGAGTTCTTGTAAGTTTCAAACTGATCCTGGGGTGACCTTTGGTGATCCTTCCTGCTGgcttaatagaaaaaaaatattttgagaaccTAGGAATGGAGTGCTGAGCCCTTATGAGGGTGTCTGGCTCAGTGACTTCCAGACTGAAAAAAGCTGTAAAATACTGTCCTAGGGTAACTTatcctttcctcttcccctttccCGCTGCCATCCTCAGTGAGCTGCTTGTCTATGCAATAGACTTCAAATGGGAGTAAAGGATCAATATGATTAAAGGCTCAATGGAGGGAGGTCACAGCATGGAGCTGCTAGCAAAATGAATCTCTCCATTTAACCTGTGAAATCCTCTCCATGGATGGAAGGCTAAATGGGTCAGTCTGAAGCGAGAGTGTAAGAGAAGCAGCATTGGCTAGTGGTTAGATTATGGGATTGGGATTCAGAAGACTTTTttattccaagctctgccactgatttgctctgTGATTCTGGTGGTCATGtcacctctctgttcctcagtttcccctctgtaaaattggGTTAACAGTAATCCCCttggaaaagtgctttgagagacGCTTATGAAAAGGGTTATTATACTGAAggatccatttatttttttttttaagtggtcagAAGAAAGTGCAAAGTAGGGTAACTGCTCACACACCTCTTCTCCTGCGCCAGCTTCTCCTGTTAGTTATCTGTGTCAGTTTGATCTTTGGAAGCGTTCGTACTGCGCCTGGcatagtggttcccaaactaggggCATGGCTTGTTCAGAGTAAGCCTCTGGCAGgcttggttggtttgtttacctgccgcagtGGCTGTTCgctgttctcagccaatgggagccgcagaaagtggtgtgggccaagggatgtgctagctgccgcttcctgcagcccccattggcttggagcagtgaacctCGACCACTGGGAGCTTTGTTTGGACGAACCtccagacactgcaggtaaacaaaccagcccagcctgccaggggcttaccctgaacaagccgtgcccctagtttgggaaccactggcctgGCATGTCTGTGACACTCTGAGCTTTAACTTACTTGTTACTGTCACCTTTGAAGTTCTtgtaatgtgtttatttttttccccatcattcAGATGCCTTTCAGATGAGTGTTACATTCCATTAGTACAGTTTTGGAAAGTCCTGTATCTGAGCTTGTCTTATGTGTGTGTTGTGATTTCCTATGCTTAGTCTATTCCACACTTCCCTGGTCTTGGGTAAACTTGCATCAACTAAACTTTGCACTAATCCACCCAAGCTGGTAATATTTTGTCTGGCTTCTCGGAGTTCAGATAATCATTACACTGTTATCACTGTGTTAACTATGCAATGCACATATACAGTGACCAGTACTACTTGTAGCGGTTAATATGGAAAATCTCCCTTGCACTGATTGGGGCTGTAACCAGAATTCCTGTTAACACAGGTTAGTGAAGCCTGATTGCAGCAGCGAATCCACTAAGACAGGTGAGAATGGATTTGGGAGAGTCTGCTCATACTGCTCTTCACTGGTTGAAAGTAACCATATAGTCTTCACTGGCCTACCAGGTGTGTGCTGACTCATTTGAGGTGGGCCAGTGCCCATAAAGTGTCAGCTGCCCAGAGAAAGCACCCCCATTTGTCTAGCAAATCAAGACTTTAAACATGGCTCTTGCTGTAAAGGCAATAGCACAGTTTTCCTgatcagtgtagacagagccaagAGGCCTCACCTCAGCTTTCAGCAGTGACAGGCTTGCTTGTGAGTAAAACATTAACTTACCATGTTTTATGTGATGTCGTTTTGTGCAGCCACTCAATCCGAACCCAGACAGCCGGTGGAACACTTACTTCAAGGACAACGAAGTGCTGCTGCAGATAGACAAGGATGTCAGGTGTGTGTAGTTAGCTGTGCTCGCTAGAGAGGAGGAATAACAGCAGTTTGCGTACCCACTGCATCAGGAATACAGAATATTTCATGTTATCAGGCCCATTCTGTTTCACATGGCACCCCTCTGGTTCTAAAAACTCCTTTTAATTGGATTTCCACTTTTTTCCACCCCAGGAGGCTGTACCCTGATATGGCATTCTTCCAGCGCCCAACCGACTACCCCTGCTTGCTAATCCTGGACCCCCAGAATGAGTTTGAGACTCTCCGCAAGCGGGTGGAACAGACAACACTCAAGTCACAGACAGTGGCTCGAAACCGGAGTGGAGTCACAAATGTAAGATCTGGCAAGGAGCTTTCCCTGTGCTTCTGGGATGGGGGATGAGCATGTTTGTGATGTaggaggtggagggagaggaagggaggtgcATGCACTTCTGTGGCACGCTTGCTAAGATGGTTGCCAGGCTGGCTTGATACTGTACAGTTATTCCTTACTTCCACCTCCACATATGGTGTGGGTTCTCGTATTCCTGCAGGAGTTCGTCGCTTCTCCTCTTTCTCCAGAGGGATGGGCTTGACTGAAGAATACTTTTGATAAAGTTGTACAGCTTCAAGTGTCTCTTGCTAAAATCACCCTGGTTTGTGGACAGGGTGCTAACAGTTACAAGTCAAGTTGGTCCTGTCTGTAACTGCAACAAATGTCACAAACTCAACGGTGACCCTATATGAGTCCCCCATATCCTCTCACAAGGAAGAGTTGACTTGTATACCAAACCGTTCCAGGCAAGGAAGGGTGTTGCTGAGACATGGAGAACTTGAACTGCTCTCTACGTGGAAAGGAATTCTCCTTTCTCTGTGTGTTGAGCTCTTGAAACTTCCTGCTCACCCAAcaggttttatttctttttattgatTACATTGGTTCTTCTGTACTGTGCTGTTCAGCATGTTTGACCCCACAAAGGGAATTGAAGGTTGATGCGCTGCTTTCTCTTGAATTGTATTTTGTTCTGGCTTCTGTTGGAACAGAATCTTTTTTGTTGAGTTCACTGAGCTCCAGGGATAGTGTTCATAGCTCTTATTGCCCTGATTTATGTGTTCCCCTGGATAGGTTCTAAGGGGCCAGAGGGTTTAATAACAGAGGACAAATTGATCTAGTCTCCCAGAGCCTGAGATGTATCAAGCTGATATGATTCATATACTTGAGACAGCTTTGTAGTCAGCTGCCATGTATCTCCCTTATTCTCTTCTGAGTGCAAACAtcactcataagaacataagacctgACAGATTGGGTCAGACCATAGTTTATCTTGCCCGATATCCtatttctgacagtggcccataccAGAGGTTCAGAGGGATtgtgcagaacagggcaattatagaGTGATCCACTCCTGTCTTCTACTCTTGGCTTCTAGTTGTCAGAGGTTTTGGGGtcaccctgagcatggggttgcatccctgaccatcttggctaacatccactgatggacttatcctccctgAACttgtccagttcttttttgaacccatttatgCTTTTGGCCAGGACAACATCCCAGGTTAGTTGTGTGGAAAAGTCTTAttacttgtttttattaaatctACTGCCTGTTCATTTAATTTGATGACCCCTGGTCTTTGCATTGTGgggaagggtaaataacactttgctATTCATTTTTTCCATACTATTTGTGATTTGTATAGACCTCGATCATCTCCatttatagcttttttttttttaaagctgaacaGCTCTAATGTTTTTAGTCTGCCCTTGTACCTTGTATGGAACTCAATTTATaaccttgatcatctttgttgccctttgtACCTTTTGCAAtaccactatatcctttttgagatgggcaaacagaactggagacagtattcaaggtatggcaCACAATGGATTTATAGtatcattatgatattttctgtctatctttctattcttttcctaatagttcctaaaatattgttagcctttttgaccactgctcTATGTTGAggggaagttttcagagaactaatcGCAGTAACTCCCAAGATCTTTCTTGGGTGGACACAACTAATTTAGaatcggtgtgtgtgtgtgtgtgtgtgtgtgtgtgtgtgtgtgtgtgtgtgtgtgtgtgtagttattttttccaaatatgcattactttgcatttactaacattgaatttcatctgccattttgttgccccatcaccCAGGCTCATACCTGCCTAGTGTTGCTTTCCCTACATAGATGCTGCACTTCCCGTTCTAGAACAGATACAATAGCACTAGTGACTGATGAATACCTTGCTAATGTGACAGATCACTTCTCTTCCTGCCTCTCTAATGTAGCAGGTCCTCTCTTACGTGGACACTGAGCTTGTGTTTTTCATTCAAGGTAGCTGTCCACCGCTGAATTAGCTTATTCGTTCTTGGAAAAGACTTGCCAGCCTGGCTTCTATTGTATTTTATGGCAGTAAGTCTTACAACTGACTGGGTCACCATCTGGATTTAAGGATTAATTACTGCCTGGAAAGGGCATGTGCTGTTGGTTACTGGTTATCTTGGGGAGCTGAGTGGCTGAAGTTAAATGCCTGCTCCATGGAAAACTTATTGCCTATACAAATTGGGTGCCCAGAATAATTTTTCTTATGTGTTTACCTTACCCTTCAGGTGAGTTCCCCTCTTAAAACATCTGCTCCGAATTCATTGAGTGAGTATGAAGTTCTGCCTAATGGCTGCGAAGCTCACTGGGAAGTGGTAGAACGAATCCTGTTCATCTACGCCAAGCTGAATCCTGGGATCGCATATGTCCAGGGGATGAATGAAATAGTGGGGCCTCTTTATTATACCTTTGCTACAGATCCCAACGGTGACTGGAAAGGTAAGTAGTTAGAGTGCTTGAGTGACTTACACCATTCTGGCAGCAGTTGTTGCAGGGAATGGTTATCAGAGCAGCTGAGGAGGAGACTGGCAGGCTCTCCCCATACCAGGTCCCTAATGAAAGGGGGTGGTTCTCAGAGAGTGCTTGAAAAGAGCCTCCTGGG includes these proteins:
- the TBC1D13 gene encoding TBC1 domain family member 13 isoform X5, with the translated sequence MSSLHKSRIAEFQDVLGDPKIVLQKLRELCFSGIPFDGGLRCLCWKILLNYLPVEKALWSTLLKKQRELYSQFLKEMIIQPGIAKANLGVSREDVTLEDHPLNPNPDSRWNTYFKDNEVLLQIDKDVRRLYPDMAFFQRPTDYPCLLILDPQNEFETLRKRVEQTTLKSQTVARNRSGVTNVSSPLKTSAPNSLSEYEVLPNGCEAHWEVVERILFIYAKLNPGIAYVQGMNEIVGPLYYTFATDPNGDWKEHAEADTFFCFTNLMAEIRDNFIKSLDDSQCGITYKMEKVYSTLKEKDVELYLKLRIVTLHHAGSGGRVSPT
- the TBC1D13 gene encoding TBC1 domain family member 13 isoform X3, whose amino-acid sequence is MSSLHKSRIAEFQDVLGDPKIVLQKLRELCFSGIPFDGGLRCLCWKILLNYLPVEKALWSTLLKKQRELYSQFLKEMIIQPGIAKANLGVSREDVTLEDHPLNPNPDSRWNTYFKDNEVLLQIDKDVRRLYPDMAFFQRPTDYPCLLILDPQNEFETLRKRVEQTTLKSQTVARNRSGVTNVSSPLKTSAPNSLSEYEVLPNGCEAHWEVVERILFIYAKLNPGIAYVQGMNEIVGPLYYTFATDPNGDWKEHAEADTFFCFTNLMAEIRDNFIKSLDDSQCGITYKMEKVYSTLKEKDVELYLKLTNPRSITGRGLHSEHEAATALWKHVLMHKNFCVWGRDMLGPVGFR
- the TBC1D13 gene encoding TBC1 domain family member 13 isoform X1, with amino-acid sequence MSSLHKSRIAEFQDVLGDPKIVLQKLRELCFSGIPFDGGLRCLCWKILLNYLPVEKALWSTLLKKQRELYSQFLKEMIIQPGIAKANLGVSREDVTLEDHPLNPNPDSRWNTYFKDNEVLLQIDKDVRRLYPDMAFFQRPTDYPCLLILDPQNEFETLRKRVEQTTLKSQTVARNRSGVTNVSSPLKTSAPNSLSEYEVLPNGCEAHWEVVERILFIYAKLNPGIAYVQGMNEIVGPLYYTFATDPNGDWKEHAEADTFFCFTNLMAEIRDNFIKSLDDSQCGITYKMEKVYSTLKEKDVELYLKLQEQNIKPQFFAFRWLTLLLSQEFLLPDVIRIWDSLFADDNRFDFLLLVCCAMLTLIRDQLLEGDFTLNMRLLQHYGSMCSCTRTSAFGEGTCWDQWDFGEYSEHVSMKIQHVALMSCILLV
- the TBC1D13 gene encoding TBC1 domain family member 13 isoform X4 — its product is MSSLHKSRIAEFQDVLGDPKIVLQKLRELCFSGIPFDGGLRCLCWKILLNYLPVEKALWSTLLKKQRELYSQFLKEMIIQPGIAKANLGVSREDVTLEDHPLNPNPDSRWNTYFKDNEVLLQIDKDVRRLYPDMAFFQRPTDYPCLLILDPQNEFETLRKRVEQTTLKSQTVARNRSGVTNVSSPLKTSAPNSLSEYEVLPNGCEAHWEVVERILFIYAKLNPGIAYVQGMNEIVGPLYYTFATDPNGDWKEHAEADTFFCFTNLMAEIRDNFIKSLDDSQCGITYKMEKVYSTLKEKDVELYLKLTNPRSITGRGLHSEHEAATGLSHL
- the TBC1D13 gene encoding TBC1 domain family member 13 isoform X2 codes for the protein MSSLHKSRIAEFQDVLGDPKIVLQKLRELCFSGIPFDGGLRCLCWKILLNYLPVEKALWSTLLKKQRELYSQFLKEMIIQPGIAKANLGVSREDVTLEDHPLNPNPDSRWNTYFKDNEVLLQIDKDVRRLYPDMAFFQRPTDYPCLLILDPQNEFETLRKRVEQTTLKSQTVARNRSGVTNVSSPLKTSAPNSLSEYEVLPNGCEAHWEVVERILFIYAKLNPGIAYVQGMNEIVGPLYYTFATDPNGDWKEHAEADTFFCFTNLMAEIRDNFIKSLDDSQCGITYKMEKVYSTLKEKDVELYLKLQEQNIKPQFFAFRWLTLLLSQEFLLPDVIRIWDSLFADDNRFDFLLLVCCAMLTLIRDQLLEGDFTLNMRLLQDYPISDVHLILKKAKELQDSK